In one Dermatophagoides farinae isolate YC_2012a chromosome 4, ASM2471394v1, whole genome shotgun sequence genomic region, the following are encoded:
- the LOC124500459 gene encoding lysine-specific histone demethylase 1A isoform X2, translated as MMMAPVTATTAVTGDSLTLSQQHQPDQQQFNLSIVQQQQPPQQSIDDDVDQFIDHDAELSTLEGAAFQSRLWADKMSAEEMKAFHDVVENTSLIPLFLHIRNSILKFWLINPKQQLLLEIVYQRLEQPFNTDPVFISRIFHFLERYGYINFGVFQISKPMVLAKPKKIGIIGAGIAGLIAARQLKYFGFDVIVFEARNRLGGRIWTYDQKADVGAFVITGLLGNPIRVLAKQINLEMRPINQKCPLYLKNSIVDKSKDEVLENVFNTILESTSDMVKEKNLTTGADGLDRPLSLGDGLAIIIELHERQVRQEHLKHLNDIYFCQDILSKSLDTLKELEMTIEELYDKHREALQSKIARNPKQEYAFRVNRYDLNRAIELYKATKQKCDHLEKRLKDLESKTKTTPIEYLSAVDRRILDWHFANLEFATGTSLNNLSLQHWDMDDDYAFAGPQMYAKDGQNQVALSLANDGADFEIKLNQMVQSITLTPTGAEIQVVNVEKLDKNQNKKSLLSTSSYTVDAVLCTLPLGVLKNAVNTTQRTETNSLNWVQFKPPLPDYKCQAINRLGFGNLNKVVLVFEKIFWDLNTHLFGNVSTTTKNRGELFLFTSVQRQQPVLVAFIAGEAADDLEQMNDEQIKSKCLSILIEMFGQLPILKSYFVTRWKSDPWSQGSYSYVARGATGDDFDYLAEPVLHPSNNAADPLIPRLFFAGEHTIRNYPSTVHGALLSGLREAAKIANHFLGITYLKK; from the exons atgatgatggctccAGTAACGGCAACCACAGCTGTAACGGGCGATTCTTTAACATtatcacaacaacatcagccagatcaacaacaatttaattTGTCAATTgtgcaacaacagcaaccaccgcaacaatcaattgatgatgatgtagatcaattcattgatcatgatgCCGAATTATCTACACTTGAAGGTGCAGCATTTCAATCACGATTATGGGCAGATAAAATGTCGGCTGAAGAAATGAAAGCATTTCATGATGTTGTCGAGAATACCAGTTTAATTCcactttttcttcatattcGTAATagtattttaaaattttggcTTATTAATCCAAAg CAACAATTATTACTGGAAATTGTTTATCAACGTCTTGAACAACCATTTAATACTGATCCGGTTTTTATATCacgaatttttcattttctcgaaCGTTATGGTTATATTAATTTCGGTGTATTTCAAATATCCAAACCGATGGTGTTGGctaaaccgaaaaaaatcgGTATAATTGGTGCAGGTATAGCCGGATTAATTGCTGCACgtcaattgaaatatttcGGTTTTGATGTGATCGTATTCGAAGCTCGTAATCGTCTTGGTGGTCGTATATGGACATATGATCAAAAAGCAGATGTCGGCGCGTTTGTCATAACCGGTTTATTGGGCAATCCGATCCGAGTGTTGgccaaacaaatcaatctaGAAATGCGTCCAATCAACCAGAAATGTCCATTATATCTTAAAAATTCTATTGTGGATAAATCAAAAGATGAGGTTCTTGAGAATGTATTTAATACGATTCTGGAAAGTACATCCGATATGgttaaagagaaaaatttaactACCGGTGCTGATGGTTTAGATCGTCCATTATCGTTAGGTGATGGTTTAGCCATCATAATTGAACTACATGAACGTCAAGTTCGTCAAGAACATctaaaacatttgaatgataTCTACTTTTGTCAGGATATTCTATCGAAAAGTTTAGATACATTGAAAGAATTAGAAATGACTATAGAAGAATTATATGATAAACATCGTGAAGCTTTACAAAGTAAAATTGCCCGTAATCCTAAACAGGAATATGCATTTCGTGTAAACCGTTATGATTTAAATCGTGCCATCGAATTGTATAAAgcaacgaaacaaaaatgtgaCCATCTTGAGAAACGTTTGAAAGATCTGGaatcaaaaacgaaaactaCACCAATCGAATATCTATCGGCTGTTGACCGTCGGATTCTTGATTGGCATTTTGCAAATCTTGAATTTGCTACTGGTACCTCATTGAATAATCTATCATTACAACATTGggatatggatgatgattatgccTTTGCTGGACCACAAATGTATGCTAAAGATGGTCAAAATCAAGTAGCTTTATCACTGGCTAATGATGGTGCCGATTTTGAgatcaaattaaatcaaatggtTCAATCGATCACGTTAACGCCGACTGGTGCTGAAATTCAAGTGgtaaatgttgaaaaattggataagaatcagaataaaaaatcacTACTATCTACCAGCAGCTATACAGTCGATGCTGTCCTTTGTACATTACCATTGGGTGTATTAAAAAATGCAGTCAATACGACACAAAGAActgaaacaaattcattgaattgggTTCAATTCAAACCACCATTACCTGATTATAAATGTCAAGCTATCAATCGTTTAGGTTTTGGTAACCTTAACAAAGTTGTCCTTGTTTTCGAAAAGATTTTCTGGGATCTGAATACACATTTATTTGGAAATGTttcgacaacgacaaaaaatcGTGGTGAACTATTCCTATTCACATCTgtacaacgacaacagccAGTATTGGTTGCATTCATTGCTGGCGAAGCAGCCGATGATCtagaacaaatgaatgatgaacaaattaaATCGAAATGTCTATCCATTCTAATAGAAATGTTTGGCCAATTACCTATATTGAAAAGTTATTTTGTAACACGTTGGAAATCGGATCCATGGTCACAAGGATCATATTCATATGTAGCTCGTGGTGCTACcggtgatgattttgattatcttGCCGAACCGGTACTACATCCAAGTAATAATGCAGCCGATCCATTAATACCACGGCTATTTTTTGCTGGGGAACATACTATACGTAATTATCCGTCCACTGTACACGGAGCATTATTATCTGGATTACGTGAAGCGGCCAAAATTGCCAATCATTTTCTAGGAATAACAtacttgaaaaaatga
- the LOC124500459 gene encoding lysine-specific histone demethylase 1A isoform X1 produces the protein MIVNMNSNSSPPSAIAASSLSSSSSLTTSPSYQILQQVSTNVGHNQQPQILIATSEDKFNSQVSSSSHHLPIRAIMMMAPVTATTAVTGDSLTLSQQHQPDQQQFNLSIVQQQQPPQQSIDDDVDQFIDHDAELSTLEGAAFQSRLWADKMSAEEMKAFHDVVENTSLIPLFLHIRNSILKFWLINPKQQLLLEIVYQRLEQPFNTDPVFISRIFHFLERYGYINFGVFQISKPMVLAKPKKIGIIGAGIAGLIAARQLKYFGFDVIVFEARNRLGGRIWTYDQKADVGAFVITGLLGNPIRVLAKQINLEMRPINQKCPLYLKNSIVDKSKDEVLENVFNTILESTSDMVKEKNLTTGADGLDRPLSLGDGLAIIIELHERQVRQEHLKHLNDIYFCQDILSKSLDTLKELEMTIEELYDKHREALQSKIARNPKQEYAFRVNRYDLNRAIELYKATKQKCDHLEKRLKDLESKTKTTPIEYLSAVDRRILDWHFANLEFATGTSLNNLSLQHWDMDDDYAFAGPQMYAKDGQNQVALSLANDGADFEIKLNQMVQSITLTPTGAEIQVVNVEKLDKNQNKKSLLSTSSYTVDAVLCTLPLGVLKNAVNTTQRTETNSLNWVQFKPPLPDYKCQAINRLGFGNLNKVVLVFEKIFWDLNTHLFGNVSTTTKNRGELFLFTSVQRQQPVLVAFIAGEAADDLEQMNDEQIKSKCLSILIEMFGQLPILKSYFVTRWKSDPWSQGSYSYVARGATGDDFDYLAEPVLHPSNNAADPLIPRLFFAGEHTIRNYPSTVHGALLSGLREAAKIANHFLGITYLKK, from the exons atgattgttaatATGAATAGTaattcatcaccaccatcggCTATTGCCgcatcttcattatcatcatcatcatcattaacgaCATCGCCGTCATATCAAATACTGCAACAAGTATCAACCAATGTTggtcataatcaacaaccaCAAATTCTAATTGCAACGAGTGaagataaattcaattcacaagTGTCATCATCTTCACATCATTTACCAATTCGTgctataatgatgatggctccAGTAACGGCAACCACAGCTGTAACGGGCGATTCTTTAACATtatcacaacaacatcagccagatcaacaacaatttaattTGTCAATTgtgcaacaacagcaaccaccgcaacaatcaattgatgatgatgtagatcaattcattgatcatgatgCCGAATTATCTACACTTGAAGGTGCAGCATTTCAATCACGATTATGGGCAGATAAAATGTCGGCTGAAGAAATGAAAGCATTTCATGATGTTGTCGAGAATACCAGTTTAATTCcactttttcttcatattcGTAATagtattttaaaattttggcTTATTAATCCAAAg CAACAATTATTACTGGAAATTGTTTATCAACGTCTTGAACAACCATTTAATACTGATCCGGTTTTTATATCacgaatttttcattttctcgaaCGTTATGGTTATATTAATTTCGGTGTATTTCAAATATCCAAACCGATGGTGTTGGctaaaccgaaaaaaatcgGTATAATTGGTGCAGGTATAGCCGGATTAATTGCTGCACgtcaattgaaatatttcGGTTTTGATGTGATCGTATTCGAAGCTCGTAATCGTCTTGGTGGTCGTATATGGACATATGATCAAAAAGCAGATGTCGGCGCGTTTGTCATAACCGGTTTATTGGGCAATCCGATCCGAGTGTTGgccaaacaaatcaatctaGAAATGCGTCCAATCAACCAGAAATGTCCATTATATCTTAAAAATTCTATTGTGGATAAATCAAAAGATGAGGTTCTTGAGAATGTATTTAATACGATTCTGGAAAGTACATCCGATATGgttaaagagaaaaatttaactACCGGTGCTGATGGTTTAGATCGTCCATTATCGTTAGGTGATGGTTTAGCCATCATAATTGAACTACATGAACGTCAAGTTCGTCAAGAACATctaaaacatttgaatgataTCTACTTTTGTCAGGATATTCTATCGAAAAGTTTAGATACATTGAAAGAATTAGAAATGACTATAGAAGAATTATATGATAAACATCGTGAAGCTTTACAAAGTAAAATTGCCCGTAATCCTAAACAGGAATATGCATTTCGTGTAAACCGTTATGATTTAAATCGTGCCATCGAATTGTATAAAgcaacgaaacaaaaatgtgaCCATCTTGAGAAACGTTTGAAAGATCTGGaatcaaaaacgaaaactaCACCAATCGAATATCTATCGGCTGTTGACCGTCGGATTCTTGATTGGCATTTTGCAAATCTTGAATTTGCTACTGGTACCTCATTGAATAATCTATCATTACAACATTGggatatggatgatgattatgccTTTGCTGGACCACAAATGTATGCTAAAGATGGTCAAAATCAAGTAGCTTTATCACTGGCTAATGATGGTGCCGATTTTGAgatcaaattaaatcaaatggtTCAATCGATCACGTTAACGCCGACTGGTGCTGAAATTCAAGTGgtaaatgttgaaaaattggataagaatcagaataaaaaatcacTACTATCTACCAGCAGCTATACAGTCGATGCTGTCCTTTGTACATTACCATTGGGTGTATTAAAAAATGCAGTCAATACGACACAAAGAActgaaacaaattcattgaattgggTTCAATTCAAACCACCATTACCTGATTATAAATGTCAAGCTATCAATCGTTTAGGTTTTGGTAACCTTAACAAAGTTGTCCTTGTTTTCGAAAAGATTTTCTGGGATCTGAATACACATTTATTTGGAAATGTttcgacaacgacaaaaaatcGTGGTGAACTATTCCTATTCACATCTgtacaacgacaacagccAGTATTGGTTGCATTCATTGCTGGCGAAGCAGCCGATGATCtagaacaaatgaatgatgaacaaattaaATCGAAATGTCTATCCATTCTAATAGAAATGTTTGGCCAATTACCTATATTGAAAAGTTATTTTGTAACACGTTGGAAATCGGATCCATGGTCACAAGGATCATATTCATATGTAGCTCGTGGTGCTACcggtgatgattttgattatcttGCCGAACCGGTACTACATCCAAGTAATAATGCAGCCGATCCATTAATACCACGGCTATTTTTTGCTGGGGAACATACTATACGTAATTATCCGTCCACTGTACACGGAGCATTATTATCTGGATTACGTGAAGCGGCCAAAATTGCCAATCATTTTCTAGGAATAACAtacttgaaaaaatga